The Caulifigura coniformis genome includes a region encoding these proteins:
- a CDS encoding sulfatase family protein, whose amino-acid sequence MRKLLLLLVSAVSVWTAECFAAETWPNILFAIADDWGAHAGAYGTTWVKTPAFDRVAREGLLFRNAYTPVAKCAPSRAIVLTGRHAWQNEEAGNHMAYFPAKLTSWPEVLVRSGWHMGITGKGWGPGIANDADGKPRQITGKPFNRRKAEGPTKSIGNNDYAANFVDFLDARPEGAPWCFWYGSTEPHRGYEFQSGVMKGGKKLADVSRVPGYWPDEDTVRHDMLDYAFEVEHTDSHLGRMLAELEKRQLLDSTLIIVTSDHGMPFPRVKGYAYLDSNHVPLAIRWPGGIPSGGRLIDDFVDFTDIAATMLDYAGIPAAKAGMQPMTGKSWRPLLESDRSGRILAERDHVLVGKERTDVGRPHDWGYPIRGIVTADYLLLKNYEPSRWPAGNPETGYLDTDGSPTKSLILERGRKDRHDTFWNLNFGRRPADEVYDLRTDPDCVKNLAADPGRQRIAATLRERMENQLRSQGDPRQFGDGRVFDEYKPTNGVGFYDRYLRGENPPAGWVNKSDFEPGPLDTP is encoded by the coding sequence ATGAGGAAGTTATTGTTGCTGCTCGTTTCCGCGGTGAGTGTCTGGACGGCCGAGTGCTTCGCCGCGGAGACTTGGCCCAACATCCTGTTTGCCATCGCCGATGACTGGGGAGCGCACGCCGGCGCCTATGGCACGACGTGGGTGAAAACGCCCGCGTTCGACCGCGTCGCCCGGGAAGGCCTTCTCTTCAGGAACGCCTACACCCCTGTCGCCAAATGCGCTCCCTCACGGGCCATCGTGCTCACCGGCCGGCATGCCTGGCAGAATGAAGAGGCCGGAAATCACATGGCTTACTTCCCGGCCAAGCTGACCAGCTGGCCTGAAGTGCTCGTCCGGAGCGGCTGGCACATGGGCATCACAGGCAAAGGCTGGGGGCCTGGCATTGCCAACGATGCCGACGGCAAGCCCCGACAGATCACGGGCAAGCCGTTCAACCGCCGCAAGGCGGAGGGCCCCACGAAGAGCATCGGCAACAACGACTACGCGGCCAACTTCGTCGATTTTCTCGATGCCCGCCCCGAGGGGGCTCCTTGGTGTTTCTGGTATGGGAGCACCGAGCCGCATCGCGGCTACGAGTTCCAGTCCGGAGTGATGAAGGGGGGCAAAAAGCTCGCCGACGTGTCTCGGGTTCCCGGCTACTGGCCCGATGAGGACACAGTCCGGCACGACATGCTCGACTATGCCTTCGAAGTCGAGCACACCGACTCGCACCTCGGCCGCATGCTGGCGGAACTCGAGAAACGCCAGCTGCTCGACTCGACGCTGATCATCGTCACCAGCGACCACGGTATGCCCTTCCCGCGTGTGAAAGGGTATGCCTATCTCGACTCCAATCACGTCCCGCTGGCGATCCGCTGGCCCGGCGGCATTCCCAGCGGCGGCCGCCTGATTGATGACTTCGTCGACTTCACCGACATTGCCGCGACAATGCTCGACTACGCGGGGATCCCCGCGGCGAAAGCCGGGATGCAGCCAATGACCGGAAAGAGCTGGCGTCCGCTCCTGGAGAGCGACAGAAGCGGACGCATCCTGGCTGAACGCGACCACGTGCTCGTCGGAAAGGAGCGCACCGACGTCGGCCGCCCGCACGACTGGGGCTATCCCATTCGCGGCATCGTGACGGCCGACTATCTGCTCCTGAAGAACTACGAGCCCTCACGCTGGCCCGCCGGCAATCCCGAGACGGGATACCTCGATACGGATGGCAGCCCGACCAAGTCATTGATTCTCGAACGAGGACGCAAGGATCGCCACGACACGTTCTGGAATCTCAATTTCGGACGCCGTCCCGCGGACGAAGTCTACGACCTGCGGACCGATCCCGACTGCGTGAAGAACCTCGCGGCCGATCCTGGCCGGCAGAGGATTGCGGCAACACTGCGCGAGCGGATGGAGAATCAGCTCAGGTCACAGGGAGATCCGCGCCAGTTCGGAGACGGCCGCGTGTTTGATGAATACAAGCCGACGAACGGCGTCGGCTTCTACGACAGATACCTGCGGGGCGAGAATCCACCGGCGGGGTGGGTCAACAAATCCGACTTCGAACCAGGGCCGCTCGACACACCATGA
- a CDS encoding DUF2271 domain-containing protein, translated as MLAVAAAVVSAAPALAADRYAFQHDFVLGTSLDLEIVADSEQAASAAESLLLAEINRLAGIFSTYDANSELSRWQSAVGVPAAVSSELFEALAACERWHEVSRGAFNPAAASLTAIWQQAQREQRLPSADELARCVDAIERPQWTLDPATRTATRLTNGPLSLDAIAKGGIVDRAVAKALAAPGVRGIMACIGGDLRAAGDIEMVVNVADPHHDEVNAAPLCSIVLKDAGLATSGNYRRGFDIAGRHWSHILDPRTGQPANSTAGVTVIAESTETADALATMFSVLTPAEVADVAGTLSGVDYLLVTEQGRQIPSPGWTRRVQAAKAASLLAQAEAKPPAAKSELLELVVNFELNKPSEEQYRRPYVAVWMEDADGFPVRTAVLWMQTKQPGPRWHRDLLRWFKNDRVRKLADEKDLIGVISGATRGPGEYKAVFDGLDDAGKPLKPGKYTLYIEAAREHGTYQLIRHPLQLGAEPIPEAKLKSNVEIKSASVEYRKPQPARPDGSQPAS; from the coding sequence ATGCTCGCGGTCGCAGCCGCGGTGGTCTCGGCGGCCCCGGCCCTGGCCGCAGATCGCTACGCGTTCCAGCACGATTTCGTGCTCGGGACGTCGCTCGATCTCGAGATCGTGGCCGACTCGGAACAGGCGGCCTCCGCCGCCGAGTCGCTGCTCCTCGCCGAGATCAACCGGCTCGCCGGCATCTTCAGCACCTATGACGCCAACAGCGAACTCAGCCGCTGGCAGTCGGCCGTCGGTGTTCCCGCGGCGGTCTCCAGCGAACTGTTCGAGGCCCTCGCCGCCTGCGAACGCTGGCACGAAGTGAGTCGCGGCGCCTTCAATCCCGCCGCCGCGTCACTCACCGCCATCTGGCAGCAGGCCCAGCGGGAGCAGCGTCTTCCCTCGGCCGACGAACTGGCCCGATGCGTCGACGCCATCGAGCGGCCGCAGTGGACGCTCGACCCCGCCACCCGCACCGCGACGCGCCTGACGAACGGCCCGCTCTCGCTCGACGCCATCGCCAAGGGCGGCATCGTCGACCGGGCCGTCGCGAAAGCCCTGGCGGCTCCCGGCGTACGCGGAATCATGGCCTGCATTGGCGGCGACCTGCGTGCCGCTGGCGACATTGAGATGGTCGTGAACGTCGCCGATCCCCATCACGACGAGGTCAACGCCGCGCCTCTCTGCTCGATCGTGCTGAAAGACGCCGGCCTCGCCACCAGCGGCAACTACCGCCGCGGCTTCGACATTGCCGGGCGCCACTGGTCGCACATCCTCGACCCGCGGACAGGCCAGCCCGCGAATTCGACGGCTGGTGTGACGGTCATTGCCGAATCAACGGAAACGGCCGATGCCCTGGCGACGATGTTCAGCGTGCTCACGCCGGCGGAAGTCGCGGACGTCGCCGGCACACTCTCCGGAGTCGACTACCTGCTCGTCACCGAACAAGGTCGCCAGATTCCCAGCCCCGGCTGGACCCGCCGCGTGCAAGCGGCGAAAGCGGCCTCGTTGCTCGCCCAGGCCGAGGCAAAGCCGCCGGCGGCGAAATCCGAACTGCTCGAACTGGTCGTCAACTTCGAGCTCAACAAGCCCAGCGAAGAGCAGTACCGACGCCCGTACGTGGCCGTCTGGATGGAAGACGCGGATGGATTCCCGGTCCGAACGGCGGTCCTGTGGATGCAGACGAAACAGCCCGGCCCGCGCTGGCACCGCGACCTGCTGCGGTGGTTCAAGAACGATCGCGTGCGCAAACTGGCGGACGAGAAAGACCTGATCGGCGTGATTTCCGGAGCGACGCGCGGTCCTGGCGAATACAAGGCGGTGTTTGATGGCCTGGACGATGCAGGCAAGCCGCTGAAGCCCGGGAAGTACACGCTCTACATCGAAGCCGCCCGCGAACACGGCACCTACCAGCTGATCCGTCACCCACTCCAGCTCGGCGCCGAGCCGATCCCGGAAGCCAAGCTCAAGAGTAATGTCGAAATCAAGTCCGCCTCCGTCGAGTACCGCAAGCCGCAACCCGCCAGGCCCGACGGCAGCCAGCCCGCTTCCTGA
- a CDS encoding sulfatase family protein translates to MKLATFLAITLVLGAVDTLVAAPPNIILMMGDDHGWEETGYNGHPHVKTPVLDEMAATGLRFDRFYAGHPNCSPTRASFLTGRHPNRMGTFAPGWSFRPEEITIGHVLRNAGYRTAHFGKWHVGPVNAASPTNPGAMGFEEWLSHDNFFEMNPSLSRNGGPPEVHPGESSDVVIRETIKFIDHSRAADKPFFTIVWFGSPHEPYSGLPQDLALYDDLPGKYSKPVKVTSNETGGQVSRPQGEVLRERYAEITAMDRAIGNLRKHLAATGLRDNTLLFYCGDNGTSDDSALRVPHRGVKSQVYEGGVLVPGLIEWPARIRAPRVSKFRASTSDLLPTLCALTGQPLPGRVLDGVDLTPVLDGKSESRNAPLCFWMFDTTRLMSSKPEPWIDPALQKGTTPLVKLMGGKPTRDFTNFRSPPLTEADDIGPRAIIDGQYKLVIHDRMAGSPKRELFDLEADPGEQADVFTQRPDLAEQLASKLEAWQKSVRSSLTGADYAPARP, encoded by the coding sequence ATGAAACTCGCCACGTTCCTCGCCATCACGCTCGTTCTCGGGGCCGTCGACACTCTCGTCGCGGCGCCTCCCAACATCATTCTCATGATGGGTGATGACCACGGATGGGAGGAAACGGGCTACAACGGCCATCCGCACGTCAAGACGCCTGTCCTCGACGAAATGGCCGCCACCGGCCTGCGGTTCGACCGCTTCTATGCGGGGCATCCGAACTGCTCGCCAACGCGCGCCAGCTTTCTGACGGGACGCCATCCCAACCGCATGGGGACGTTTGCTCCCGGGTGGTCGTTCCGGCCCGAGGAAATCACGATCGGTCACGTGCTCCGCAATGCCGGGTATCGCACGGCCCACTTCGGAAAGTGGCACGTCGGCCCGGTCAATGCCGCCTCCCCGACGAACCCGGGCGCGATGGGCTTCGAGGAATGGCTGTCGCACGACAACTTCTTCGAGATGAATCCGTCGCTCTCGCGGAACGGAGGACCGCCGGAAGTCCATCCGGGCGAAAGCTCGGACGTCGTGATCCGGGAAACCATCAAGTTCATCGACCATAGCCGCGCAGCGGACAAGCCATTCTTCACGATCGTCTGGTTCGGATCGCCGCACGAGCCCTACAGCGGGCTCCCGCAGGATCTCGCCCTGTATGACGATCTTCCCGGTAAGTATTCCAAGCCCGTGAAAGTCACGTCCAATGAGACCGGCGGGCAGGTCAGCCGCCCGCAGGGCGAAGTGCTGCGCGAGCGGTATGCAGAGATTACCGCGATGGACCGCGCCATCGGCAACCTGCGGAAGCACCTCGCGGCCACCGGGCTCCGCGACAATACGCTGCTGTTCTACTGTGGAGACAATGGCACGTCCGACGACTCGGCGCTCCGTGTGCCGCACCGGGGCGTGAAGTCGCAGGTGTACGAAGGAGGCGTCCTCGTTCCGGGCCTGATCGAGTGGCCCGCCCGCATTCGCGCGCCGCGCGTCTCGAAGTTCCGCGCGTCGACCAGCGATCTCCTGCCAACGCTCTGCGCCCTCACCGGGCAGCCGCTTCCGGGCCGCGTTCTGGACGGCGTCGACCTGACGCCCGTTCTCGATGGAAAGTCCGAGAGCCGGAATGCTCCGCTCTGTTTCTGGATGTTCGACACCACCCGCCTGATGAGCAGCAAACCGGAACCCTGGATCGATCCGGCTCTCCAGAAAGGGACGACGCCACTGGTCAAACTCATGGGGGGCAAGCCGACCCGCGACTTCACGAATTTCCGCAGCCCGCCGCTCACCGAGGCGGACGACATCGGCCCGCGGGCGATTATTGATGGCCAGTACAAGCTCGTGATCCACGACCGAATGGCCGGAAGCCCGAAGCGGGAGTTGTTCGACCTCGAGGCCGATCCGGGAGAGCAGGCAGACGTTTTCACGCAGCGTCCCGATCTGGCCGAGCAACTGGCGTCGAAACTCGAGGCGTGGCAGAAGTCGGTCCGCAGCAGCCTCACCGGCGCGGACTACGCGCCGGCCAGACCGTAA
- a CDS encoding Kelch repeat-containing protein, whose product MHRPHFLIAVIAAFAVGLPTSAEAAKDLPPIPEAVSSFGATVVGNHAYIFGGHMGRVPGNSKDGLSPHFARIDLTDPGKEWESLPMHESSQSPGLVGWNGKVYRVGGLSFRNSKGEDTAFNSLATFAVFDPATKAWTELEPLPVPRSSLDAAVVDGKLYVVGGWNLQEAEAQSAPWHEEALVFDLSNEKGSWKTIAKPPFKTRALAAAAHNHKLYVLGGMHSTNQTTKDVHVYDPKTDTWTPGPELAGADQFGGFAIAAFGSEGKLYYSGGSGTVYELSEKGDRWNPVERLLFSRMFHRLVVGPNGDVIVLGGVGGRTYLSNVESVEVAQKPATKRSEWSVEFPGRARHSQALLVSGTTLYAFGGNSSTAPHDFEKENFCNEAFAFDLAGRKVETLEPMPHPMQSGAAFLAGPRIDQSVYLVGGLGPNSEKVGALDLVQQYRLRSKSWFEETKHLPAGRSMFNLAVHDRMAWIFGGSAGRELATQTWTWDPQSGQDAEVVEQAAIPTPRRSFGGTMLGGKYYAVGGLGEKTSILPTASVFDFKTMQWTDIASPKHARVFPNLAAAGGKLYLSGGFAKVDGHFASATAIEVYDPESNTWSVAFEELAPRLARMSLVSLQDRLLFYSVDADKAGLAHFVLIDPNPQTVGYGEAPAQPEERSAGAELAAQLKALDKNGDGNVAADEVGERYKRLIARIDANKDGSASAEEIAAFTKAEDEKAASPTAGGPRGAGGGGGDPTAMVTRTLEENDKDRDGVLKEDEIPARMKNNLERIDTNKDGAIDRAELEAMFKSFRGRGEGRGTGAGASRPN is encoded by the coding sequence GTGCATCGTCCGCATTTCCTGATCGCCGTCATCGCCGCGTTCGCCGTCGGCCTGCCAACCTCCGCCGAAGCGGCCAAAGACCTCCCGCCGATTCCGGAGGCCGTTTCCAGCTTCGGAGCGACCGTCGTCGGCAACCATGCGTACATCTTCGGCGGCCACATGGGTCGCGTCCCCGGAAACTCGAAGGATGGTCTGTCCCCCCATTTCGCGCGGATCGACCTGACGGATCCCGGGAAGGAGTGGGAAAGCCTGCCGATGCATGAGTCGTCGCAGAGCCCCGGGCTCGTCGGCTGGAACGGAAAGGTCTATCGGGTGGGCGGGCTGAGCTTCCGCAACAGCAAGGGAGAAGACACCGCTTTCAACTCACTCGCGACGTTCGCCGTGTTCGACCCGGCGACGAAGGCCTGGACAGAACTGGAACCGCTGCCTGTTCCGCGCTCGTCGCTCGACGCCGCCGTCGTGGATGGCAAGCTGTACGTGGTCGGCGGCTGGAATCTTCAGGAAGCCGAGGCACAGAGCGCCCCGTGGCATGAAGAGGCTCTCGTCTTCGATCTCAGCAATGAGAAGGGAAGCTGGAAGACGATTGCGAAGCCGCCGTTCAAGACGCGGGCCCTCGCCGCGGCCGCCCACAACCACAAACTCTACGTGCTGGGCGGGATGCACAGCACGAACCAGACGACGAAGGACGTTCACGTTTACGACCCGAAAACCGACACCTGGACCCCAGGCCCAGAACTGGCCGGCGCCGACCAGTTTGGCGGCTTTGCGATCGCGGCATTCGGCTCGGAGGGGAAGCTGTATTACTCGGGCGGCTCGGGAACGGTTTACGAACTTAGTGAAAAAGGGGATCGCTGGAATCCCGTCGAACGTCTCCTGTTCTCGCGGATGTTTCACCGGCTCGTCGTCGGACCGAACGGCGACGTGATCGTGCTGGGAGGCGTCGGCGGCCGGACGTACCTGTCGAACGTGGAGTCGGTCGAGGTGGCTCAGAAACCTGCCACGAAGCGGTCGGAATGGAGCGTGGAATTCCCTGGTCGGGCCCGCCATAGCCAGGCCCTGCTGGTCTCCGGCACGACGTTGTACGCTTTCGGAGGAAACTCCAGCACGGCCCCGCACGATTTCGAGAAAGAGAACTTCTGCAACGAGGCGTTCGCCTTCGATCTCGCCGGACGCAAGGTCGAAACGCTGGAGCCGATGCCGCATCCGATGCAGAGCGGAGCCGCGTTCCTGGCAGGCCCCCGGATCGACCAGTCAGTTTATCTCGTCGGCGGACTCGGACCGAATAGCGAAAAGGTCGGCGCCCTGGATCTCGTCCAGCAGTACCGCCTGCGGAGCAAATCGTGGTTCGAGGAAACGAAGCACCTGCCAGCCGGCCGATCGATGTTCAACCTCGCGGTGCATGACCGCATGGCCTGGATCTTCGGCGGGAGCGCTGGTCGCGAGCTGGCGACACAGACCTGGACCTGGGACCCGCAGAGCGGCCAGGACGCCGAGGTCGTCGAGCAGGCGGCAATTCCGACGCCTCGCCGTTCGTTCGGCGGGACGATGCTGGGTGGAAAATACTACGCAGTCGGCGGCCTCGGCGAGAAAACGTCGATCCTGCCGACGGCAAGCGTCTTCGATTTCAAAACGATGCAGTGGACCGACATCGCCTCACCGAAACATGCTCGCGTGTTCCCGAATCTCGCGGCAGCGGGCGGCAAGCTGTACCTGTCGGGCGGCTTCGCGAAGGTCGACGGGCACTTCGCGAGCGCCACGGCCATCGAAGTTTACGATCCGGAGTCGAACACCTGGTCGGTCGCCTTCGAAGAGCTGGCCCCGAGACTGGCGAGGATGTCGCTCGTCAGCCTGCAGGATCGACTGTTGTTTTACAGCGTCGACGCCGACAAGGCCGGCCTGGCCCATTTCGTCCTGATCGATCCAAATCCGCAGACCGTTGGTTACGGCGAAGCGCCCGCGCAGCCGGAAGAACGGAGCGCGGGAGCGGAACTGGCCGCCCAACTGAAGGCACTCGACAAGAACGGAGATGGCAACGTCGCGGCCGATGAAGTCGGCGAACGTTACAAACGGCTCATCGCGCGAATCGACGCCAACAAGGACGGGTCGGCCTCCGCAGAGGAAATCGCCGCCTTCACAAAGGCGGAAGATGAGAAAGCCGCTTCGCCCACCGCGGGCGGCCCTCGCGGAGCAGGCGGTGGTGGAGGCGACCCGACGGCTATGGTCACCCGCACGCTCGAGGAGAACGACAAGGACCGTGACGGAGTCCTCAAGGAAGACGAAATCCCGGCACGGATGAAAAACAACCTCGAACGGATCGACACCAACAAGGATGGCGCGATCGACCGGGCCGAACTGGAAGCAATGTTCAAGTCGTTTCGCGGTCGCGGCGAGGGGCGTGGAACCGGCGCAGGCGCTTCGCGGCCCAATTGA
- a CDS encoding sulfatase family protein, with amino-acid sequence MKSLFAILLVGLLTSPAISADRPNIVFIVADDMGYADLGVQGARGFRTPNLDRLAAEGTRFTNFYVAQAVCTASRAALMTGCYPNRLGMQGAYNHTSRDGIADEEWLLPEMLRDAGYATAGMGKWHLGTRPKFHPMRHGFDEWLGIPYSNDNTKYHPSLATEMPPLPLYDGERVVELDPDQSTFTRRLTERAVDFIERKADRPFFLYLPHVMPHVPIFASAQFSGKSGAGLYGDVIEELDWSVGEILATLKRLHLEEKTLVIFISDNGPFLSYGEHAGSAAPLREGKLTTFEGGLRVPCLARWPGHIPAGRVCDIPFIGIDWLPTLTELASGKTSTLTIDGRSVKAVLLGEEKVAAPHEALFFYSGTALQAVRSGPWKLHFAHPYITVAGEPGRGGKPSNWGKLAPTSITQSGVEGIATRHGYRIEPLELSLFNLETDPGERENLASKHPEIVARLSKLAEPVRLELGDTLQGVQGSGVRASGIDRSQDSSP; translated from the coding sequence ATGAAAAGCCTCTTCGCGATTCTCCTGGTCGGTCTGCTGACGAGTCCCGCCATCTCGGCCGACCGCCCGAACATCGTGTTCATCGTGGCCGACGACATGGGCTATGCCGACCTGGGAGTCCAGGGCGCTCGCGGTTTCAGAACCCCGAATCTCGATCGACTGGCCGCGGAGGGAACGCGGTTCACGAACTTCTACGTGGCCCAGGCGGTGTGCACTGCCTCGCGCGCCGCGCTGATGACCGGTTGCTATCCCAACCGGCTCGGCATGCAGGGCGCCTATAACCACACCAGCCGCGACGGCATTGCCGACGAGGAATGGCTCCTTCCGGAAATGCTCCGGGACGCCGGTTACGCGACCGCCGGGATGGGAAAGTGGCATCTCGGAACGCGTCCGAAATTTCATCCGATGCGCCACGGATTCGACGAGTGGCTCGGCATTCCGTACTCCAACGACAACACGAAGTATCACCCCTCGCTCGCCACCGAGATGCCGCCGCTCCCGCTGTACGACGGCGAGCGCGTCGTCGAACTCGATCCCGATCAGTCAACGTTCACCAGGCGTCTCACCGAGAGAGCGGTCGACTTCATCGAGCGCAAGGCCGACCGGCCATTCTTTCTCTACCTGCCGCATGTGATGCCGCACGTTCCGATCTTCGCCTCGGCGCAGTTCTCCGGTAAGAGTGGCGCCGGGCTGTACGGCGATGTGATCGAAGAACTCGACTGGTCGGTCGGTGAAATCCTCGCGACGCTGAAACGTCTCCACCTGGAAGAGAAAACCCTCGTCATCTTCATTTCTGACAACGGACCGTTCCTGTCGTACGGCGAGCACGCCGGATCAGCCGCCCCTCTCCGCGAAGGAAAACTCACGACGTTTGAAGGAGGTCTCCGCGTCCCCTGCCTGGCCCGCTGGCCGGGCCACATCCCCGCCGGACGTGTCTGCGACATTCCCTTCATCGGCATCGACTGGTTGCCGACGCTCACTGAACTGGCCAGCGGAAAAACGTCCACGCTGACGATCGATGGTCGTTCGGTCAAAGCGGTCCTGCTCGGGGAGGAGAAGGTCGCCGCCCCCCATGAGGCACTCTTCTTCTATTCCGGCACGGCACTACAGGCCGTGCGCAGCGGGCCGTGGAAACTGCACTTCGCCCATCCCTACATCACCGTTGCCGGCGAGCCGGGCCGTGGCGGCAAGCCTTCCAATTGGGGAAAGCTCGCGCCGACGTCGATCACCCAGTCGGGCGTCGAAGGAATCGCGACGCGCCACGGATACCGCATCGAGCCGCTGGAACTCTCCCTGTTCAATCTCGAAACCGATCCGGGCGAACGCGAGAACCTCGCCTCGAAGCATCCCGAAATCGTCGCCCGGCTTTCGAAGCTCGCCGAACCGGTTCGCCTGGAACTGGGCGACACTCTTCAGGGAGTGCAGGGGAGCGGCGTCAGGGCTTCCGGAATTGACCGCTCGCAGGACTCCTCACCATGA
- a CDS encoding Gfo/Idh/MocA family oxidoreductase, with protein MTQSFQSRRRFLKASAGLAAAGVFVPYSFSAAQPATRSPNERFRIASIGMKYQGSVIADKAQAHGDIVAICDVDRDIAEKAKAQFGGKAALFEQYQDMLQRPDIDVVTIGSPDHWHTAMVIDAVRAGKDVYCEKPLTLTVDEGKALCRAVQKSGRVVQVGSWQRSDHNFRLACELVRGGRIGTLQKVTVILGKNKTGGPFARVPVPSNLNWNLWQGQTPDVPYIAERSHYTFRWWYEYSGGQMTDWGAHHIDIAQWGIGMDNSGPVEIDGRCRLPQVADGYNVAVDYQVKYRYANGVEMEVLDEGRNGVMFEGTAGRVFVNRGTVAGAPVDELKARPLDRGDFTLYGADNLDRPIRTGKLDAIINHMGNFFDCVASRKRPLSDVVSQHRSATTCHLGNISMRLGRPLKWDPEAERFVGDDEANTWLAREQRKGFEIEA; from the coding sequence GTGACGCAGTCGTTCCAATCTCGTCGACGTTTTCTGAAGGCTTCGGCCGGTCTCGCGGCAGCCGGCGTGTTCGTCCCGTATTCGTTCAGCGCGGCGCAGCCGGCGACGCGATCACCCAACGAGCGATTCCGGATCGCCAGCATCGGCATGAAGTATCAGGGCTCGGTGATCGCCGACAAAGCCCAGGCGCATGGCGACATCGTCGCCATCTGCGACGTTGATCGGGACATCGCGGAAAAGGCGAAGGCCCAGTTCGGCGGGAAGGCGGCCCTGTTCGAGCAGTACCAGGACATGCTGCAGAGGCCGGACATCGATGTCGTGACGATCGGCTCGCCCGATCACTGGCATACAGCGATGGTGATCGACGCCGTCCGGGCCGGGAAAGACGTGTATTGCGAGAAGCCGCTGACGCTGACGGTCGACGAGGGGAAGGCGCTTTGCCGGGCGGTGCAGAAATCGGGTCGGGTCGTGCAGGTGGGTTCTTGGCAGCGCAGCGACCACAACTTCCGGCTGGCGTGTGAACTCGTGCGCGGCGGGCGGATCGGCACATTGCAGAAGGTGACGGTGATCCTCGGCAAGAACAAGACGGGGGGGCCGTTTGCACGCGTGCCGGTTCCGTCGAACCTCAACTGGAACCTCTGGCAGGGGCAGACGCCGGACGTGCCCTACATCGCCGAACGGAGCCACTACACCTTCCGGTGGTGGTACGAGTATTCGGGCGGGCAGATGACGGACTGGGGCGCGCACCACATCGACATTGCGCAGTGGGGGATCGGAATGGACAACTCGGGCCCCGTCGAGATCGACGGGCGCTGCCGGTTGCCGCAGGTCGCCGACGGGTACAACGTCGCCGTCGACTACCAGGTGAAGTACCGCTACGCGAATGGCGTGGAGATGGAAGTTCTCGACGAGGGGCGGAACGGAGTGATGTTTGAAGGGACCGCAGGGCGCGTCTTCGTAAATCGGGGGACTGTCGCCGGCGCGCCCGTTGATGAGCTGAAAGCGAGGCCGCTCGACCGGGGGGACTTCACGCTCTACGGAGCCGACAATCTCGACCGGCCTATCCGCACGGGCAAGCTGGATGCGATCATCAACCACATGGGGAACTTCTTCGACTGCGTGGCCTCGAGGAAGAGGCCGCTGTCCGATGTCGTCAGCCAGCACCGTTCGGCGACGACGTGCCACCTGGGCAACATCTCGATGCGGCTGGGGCGTCCGCTGAAATGGGACCCGGAGGCGGAGCGGTTCGTCGGGGACGATGAGGCCAATACCTGGCTGGCGCGCGAACAGCGGAAGGGATTCGAGATCGAGGCCTGA
- a CDS encoding PepSY-associated TM helix domain-containing protein, whose product MKRRHSPFYTWFAATMRWLHIYVSLVGFTALLFFAVTGITLNHPTWLGGDAQHVTDFDGTIPEAVLPRKPLEAATESESTSDAEEGGDDGVDRLAVAEHLRATHSLRGKVSEFRVDDTECMVLFRGPAYAADAYLDRATGKYTVTQTAMGLVALMNDLHKGRDSGQTWSLVIDISGVLMIVVSITGLVLVFYLRRRKRSGLISVVVGTFILIGAYYFGV is encoded by the coding sequence GTGAAACGGCGGCACAGCCCGTTCTACACGTGGTTTGCCGCCACGATGCGCTGGCTGCACATCTACGTCTCCCTTGTCGGGTTCACGGCACTCCTGTTCTTCGCAGTGACGGGCATCACGCTGAACCACCCGACGTGGCTGGGGGGCGATGCGCAGCACGTCACCGATTTTGATGGAACGATCCCGGAAGCGGTTCTCCCCCGGAAACCGCTCGAAGCGGCAACCGAAAGTGAATCGACCAGCGATGCGGAAGAGGGCGGCGACGATGGCGTCGACCGCCTGGCCGTGGCCGAGCATCTGCGCGCAACGCATTCGTTGCGCGGCAAGGTGAGCGAATTCCGCGTCGATGACACCGAGTGCATGGTCCTCTTCCGCGGCCCGGCGTATGCCGCGGATGCGTACCTCGATCGCGCGACCGGAAAATACACCGTCACGCAAACCGCGATGGGTCTCGTCGCCCTGATGAACGATCTCCACAAGGGACGCGATTCCGGACAAACCTGGTCACTCGTGATCGACATCAGCGGCGTGCTGATGATCGTTGTCTCGATCACGGGCCTCGTCCTGGTGTTCTACCTCAGACGCCGGAAACGCTCCGGACTGATCTCCGTCGTCGTGGGAACGTTCATCCTCATCGGCGCCTACTACTTCGGCGTCTGA